The Streptomyces vietnamensis genome contains a region encoding:
- a CDS encoding carbamoyltransferase C-terminal domain-containing protein, with protein MKDGYYLSVYANPVGLQRVLNVTYRHDANLSLWHKQKDEVTLVAHWEIERISGQKQHRTPFLDEAHLRGFLDERLAEHGLTLNDMTEVWGTPDVDTISDYHLGDDYPQLAYHALSHLYSALLLDTDKYFNGTILGFAVDRGPEFVIERAVKEKWFAGCVVQDGKITIFPVDSPAPLYGAAKDRFKQREGTLMALATATKAYGRSDRQAVLEGFTFDDITSMITSATALAAIVDQVAETLVPDPAFTLDESLVSAVMKEVQAISVLIMERNVERALAEHQIDPAETRLALAGGYALNCPTNSHLMAKYGFTELIAPPCVGDDGQSLGMALAAFLKKSGEQKFSFRFPGAYLGSSDDTLDEVLRDHDRFIAGVSAYDDATAVADLQEGPVVWFNGRSEIGPRALGNRSLIADPTTYTSKELLNRHKQREWWRPVAPVVLEGHAADWFEDARPSPYMLETFTIRGERRSRIPAVAHLDYSARVQTLTSEQNPALHRLIQAFHQATGVPMLCNTSLNDKGEPIIEKITEAVNFCLRKQIKVAYINGTRVEFTGFEAYPEREPRPRAHTKFTEVPENAERDIRLALNPHQLPDVYLYRYLHDNLMMDGVDITTAEGARSVREAVDAQFAADPALRDRLENRMRERGEKFASIGAKYTF; from the coding sequence ATGAAGGACGGCTATTACCTCTCGGTGTACGCCAACCCCGTCGGCCTGCAACGTGTCCTCAACGTGACCTACCGTCACGACGCGAACCTCTCCTTGTGGCACAAGCAGAAGGATGAGGTCACCCTGGTCGCCCACTGGGAGATCGAACGGATCAGCGGGCAGAAGCAGCACCGGACCCCGTTCCTCGACGAAGCCCACCTCCGCGGTTTCCTCGACGAACGCCTCGCCGAGCATGGCCTCACCCTGAACGACATGACCGAGGTGTGGGGCACCCCGGACGTCGACACCATCAGCGACTACCACCTGGGCGACGACTACCCCCAGCTGGCCTACCACGCGCTGTCCCACCTCTACAGCGCGTTGCTGCTCGACACCGACAAGTACTTCAACGGCACCATCCTGGGGTTCGCAGTCGACCGCGGCCCAGAATTCGTCATCGAGCGTGCCGTCAAGGAGAAGTGGTTCGCTGGCTGCGTCGTACAGGACGGGAAGATCACTATCTTCCCGGTGGACTCCCCGGCACCGCTCTACGGAGCGGCCAAGGACCGCTTCAAGCAGCGCGAAGGCACCCTCATGGCATTGGCCACCGCGACCAAAGCCTACGGCCGGTCCGACCGGCAAGCCGTGCTCGAGGGCTTCACCTTCGACGACATCACCTCGATGATCACCTCCGCCACGGCCCTGGCGGCCATCGTCGACCAGGTCGCCGAGACCCTGGTTCCCGACCCCGCCTTCACACTGGACGAGTCACTGGTGAGCGCGGTCATGAAGGAGGTCCAGGCGATCTCCGTCCTGATCATGGAGCGCAACGTCGAGCGGGCCCTTGCCGAGCACCAGATCGACCCTGCGGAAACCCGACTGGCCCTTGCCGGCGGATACGCCCTCAACTGCCCTACCAACAGCCACCTTATGGCCAAGTACGGCTTCACCGAGCTGATCGCACCCCCCTGCGTCGGCGACGACGGCCAGTCCCTGGGCATGGCTCTGGCCGCCTTCCTTAAGAAGAGCGGCGAGCAGAAGTTTTCCTTCCGCTTCCCGGGTGCCTACCTCGGCAGCAGCGACGACACCCTCGACGAGGTGCTCCGCGACCACGACCGCTTCATCGCCGGCGTGAGCGCCTACGACGACGCCACGGCCGTCGCTGACCTGCAAGAAGGTCCCGTTGTCTGGTTCAACGGACGCTCCGAGATCGGCCCCCGGGCCCTGGGGAACCGCAGCCTCATTGCCGACCCCACCACCTACACTTCGAAGGAACTGCTCAACCGGCACAAACAGCGTGAATGGTGGCGCCCCGTCGCCCCGGTCGTCCTCGAAGGGCACGCGGCCGACTGGTTCGAGGATGCCCGCCCCTCGCCGTACATGCTGGAGACTTTCACAATCCGCGGGGAGCGGCGCAGCCGGATACCTGCGGTCGCCCACCTGGACTACTCTGCCCGAGTCCAGACGCTCACGAGCGAACAGAACCCCGCTCTGCACCGGCTTATCCAGGCCTTCCACCAGGCCACCGGCGTACCGATGCTCTGCAACACCTCCCTCAACGACAAGGGAGAGCCGATCATCGAGAAGATCACCGAAGCCGTGAACTTCTGCCTGCGCAAGCAGATCAAGGTCGCCTACATCAACGGCACACGCGTGGAGTTCACCGGCTTCGAGGCCTACCCGGAACGGGAACCCCGGCCGAGGGCGCATACGAAGTTCACCGAGGTCCCGGAAAACGCCGAGCGAGACATCCGCTTGGCGCTCAATCCACACCAACTGCCGGACGTTTACCTCTACCGGTACCTGCACGACAACCTCATGATGGACGGCGTAGACATCACGACTGCCGAGGGTGCCCGGTCGGTCCGAGAAGCCGTAGATGCCCAGTTCGCAGCCGACCCCGCCCTGCGCGACCGCCTGGAGAACCGGATGCGGGAACGAGGGGAGAAATTCGCTTCAATTGGGGCAAAGTACACCTTCTGA
- a CDS encoding DUF6300 family protein, which yields MSEEEIVLSLNDPPACAQCGGLTLLKAEFPHTWKNATEQDVTGVRAVALCPECDRGEPSADALLALFTVDGQLSEQNLTVFTDLMAAWLDVVRHKSVDMERLDAEHKAWLRGELDNDEADGLDGDAVR from the coding sequence GTGAGTGAGGAGGAGATCGTCCTCAGCCTCAACGACCCGCCTGCGTGCGCGCAGTGCGGCGGCCTGACCCTGCTCAAGGCGGAATTCCCGCACACCTGGAAAAACGCTACGGAGCAGGACGTGACCGGCGTTCGAGCGGTCGCTCTATGCCCAGAGTGCGATCGTGGAGAGCCCAGCGCGGACGCGCTGCTGGCCCTGTTCACGGTGGATGGACAGCTGAGCGAGCAGAACCTGACGGTCTTCACCGACCTGATGGCCGCATGGCTCGACGTCGTACGCCACAAGTCCGTCGACATGGAACGCCTGGACGCAGAGCACAAGGCATGGCTTCGCGGGGAACTGGACAACGATGAGGCTGACGGCCTCGATGGCGACGCAGTGCGGTGA
- the dnaE gene encoding DNA polymerase III subunit alpha, with protein sequence MADSFVHLHNHTEYSMLDGAQRLKPMFAEVERQGMPAIAMSDHGNMFGAYEFQQVAKGFEGVKPIIGIEAYVAPSSRRNRKQEFWGPGGVRAMSDDGEGSKDVSGGGRFTHMTMWAQNVKGLQNLFYLSTEASYTGQFPAGKPRMDMELISEHSEGIIGTTGCPSGAIQTRIRLNQYDEARKIAGQYQDILGKENYFLELMDHGLDLERNVRGDLLRLAKELNIPLLATNDAHYVLEEHADAHDNLLCIGVGKNKDDPGRFKFNGTGYYLKTAAEMRELFSELPEACDNTLLIAERIESYASVFENVDEMPNYPGVPEGETQESWLRKECLKGLAMRYGDPIPAEVLERFETEMSVIGPMNFSSYFLVVADICRYAREQKIPVGPGRGSATGSIVAYATRITELCPLEHGLLFERFLNPERINPPDVDLDFDDRQRDRMVRYVVDKYGDEYTAMVNTFGKLKAKNAIKDTSRLLGYPFSHGERITKALPPDVMGKSIPINGIFDESHPRYGEAGEIRTMYANEPDVKKVIDGAKGVEGLIRNTGVHAAAVILSKTRLTDRIPLHMRAKDGVKITGFDYPSCENMGLVKMDFLGLRNLGVIDQAIQNVRENRGIQITTDTVPQDGAKPIPLDDATTFELLARGDTFGVFQLDGGGMRTLLKLMEPSRFEDIAAALALYRPGPMAANAHTNYAHRKTGRQEIEPIHPELRDALEPILGNTFHLLIYQEQIMAIARQLAGYTLGGADLLRRAMGKKKPEVLAAEWEKFHGGMKENGYSEESIKALWDVMLPFSGYAFNKSHTAGYGLVSYWTAYLKANYPAEYMAALLTSVGDDKDKAAIYLADARKMGVRVLQPDINESVADFTAIGDDVRFGLRSVRNVGEGVIESLVAARKAKGKYSSFPDFLDKADIGALNKRAVESLIKAGAFDSLHHTRKGLSAAHEDAIDAIIPVKKQAAIGQDDLFGDLGSDGDEPAFGLDFPIDETEWPRKQLLAAEREMLGLYVSAHPLDGTEHILSRNRDTTISELLASGRTEGTVQLSGLITGVERRMTKQGNAWAIIKLADRDGEMEILFFPAVYSLVEHALIPDSVVSVQGRLNDRDGVVSIFGQEIQILDVSSAETGGRPPVMLSFPYYKINEPTVIRLKRILSAHKGETPVRMKVQTPTKTVLYELGFLVDPTSVASDIKGTFGPDAWAGVA encoded by the coding sequence GTGGCCGACAGCTTTGTTCACCTGCATAACCACACCGAATACTCGATGCTCGACGGTGCTCAGCGGCTGAAGCCGATGTTCGCCGAGGTCGAGCGGCAGGGGATGCCTGCGATCGCGATGAGCGATCACGGGAACATGTTCGGTGCGTACGAGTTTCAGCAGGTGGCCAAGGGCTTCGAGGGCGTCAAGCCGATCATCGGGATCGAGGCGTACGTCGCCCCCTCCTCCCGCCGCAACCGCAAGCAGGAGTTCTGGGGCCCCGGCGGCGTCAGAGCGATGTCGGACGACGGCGAGGGCTCGAAGGACGTCTCTGGCGGCGGCCGTTTCACTCACATGACAATGTGGGCGCAGAACGTCAAGGGCCTGCAGAACCTGTTCTACCTGTCGACCGAAGCGTCCTACACGGGGCAGTTCCCGGCCGGCAAGCCGCGCATGGACATGGAGCTGATCTCCGAGCACTCCGAGGGGATCATCGGGACGACCGGCTGCCCGTCGGGTGCCATCCAGACCAGGATTCGGCTGAACCAGTACGACGAGGCCCGGAAGATCGCCGGCCAGTACCAGGACATCCTCGGCAAGGAGAACTACTTCCTGGAGCTGATGGACCACGGCCTGGACCTGGAGCGCAACGTCCGTGGCGACCTGCTGCGGCTGGCGAAGGAACTGAACATCCCGCTGCTGGCGACGAACGACGCGCACTACGTTCTCGAAGAGCACGCCGACGCACACGACAACCTGCTGTGCATCGGCGTGGGCAAGAACAAGGACGACCCGGGCCGGTTTAAGTTCAACGGCACCGGCTACTACCTCAAGACCGCGGCCGAGATGCGGGAGCTGTTCTCGGAGCTTCCCGAGGCGTGCGACAACACGCTGCTGATCGCGGAGCGCATCGAGTCGTACGCGTCGGTGTTCGAGAACGTCGACGAGATGCCGAACTACCCCGGTGTCCCGGAGGGCGAGACGCAGGAGTCCTGGCTGCGCAAGGAGTGCCTCAAGGGCCTCGCGATGCGCTACGGCGACCCGATCCCCGCCGAGGTCCTGGAGCGATTCGAGACCGAGATGTCGGTCATCGGTCCGATGAACTTCTCCAGCTACTTCCTCGTGGTCGCCGACATCTGCCGGTACGCCCGCGAGCAAAAGATCCCCGTCGGCCCCGGCCGTGGATCGGCGACCGGCTCGATCGTCGCCTACGCCACCCGTATCACCGAGCTGTGCCCGCTGGAGCACGGACTGCTCTTCGAGCGGTTCCTAAACCCCGAGCGAATCAATCCGCCGGATGTCGACCTCGACTTCGACGACCGCCAGCGCGACCGGATGGTGCGCTACGTCGTCGACAAGTACGGCGACGAGTACACCGCCATGGTGAACACCTTCGGCAAGCTCAAGGCCAAGAACGCGATCAAGGACACGTCGCGGCTCCTGGGCTACCCGTTCAGCCACGGCGAGCGGATCACCAAGGCCCTGCCGCCGGACGTGATGGGCAAGTCCATCCCGATCAACGGGATCTTCGACGAAAGCCACCCCCGCTACGGGGAGGCCGGCGAGATCCGGACGATGTACGCCAACGAGCCAGACGTCAAGAAGGTCATCGACGGTGCCAAAGGCGTCGAGGGTCTGATCCGCAACACCGGCGTTCACGCGGCAGCGGTCATCCTGTCCAAGACGCGGCTCACCGATCGCATCCCGCTCCACATGCGGGCCAAGGACGGCGTCAAGATCACCGGCTTCGACTACCCCAGTTGCGAAAACATGGGGCTGGTCAAGATGGACTTCCTGGGGCTGCGGAACCTGGGCGTGATCGACCAGGCCATCCAGAACGTCCGCGAGAACCGCGGCATTCAGATCACCACCGACACCGTCCCGCAGGACGGCGCCAAGCCGATCCCGCTGGACGACGCCACCACCTTCGAGCTCCTGGCCCGCGGTGACACCTTCGGCGTGTTCCAGCTCGACGGCGGCGGCATGCGCACCCTGCTGAAGCTGATGGAGCCCAGCCGCTTCGAAGACATCGCGGCCGCTCTCGCCCTGTACCGGCCTGGCCCCATGGCGGCGAACGCGCACACGAACTACGCGCACCGCAAGACCGGCCGGCAGGAGATCGAGCCGATCCACCCCGAGCTCCGCGATGCCCTGGAGCCGATCCTCGGGAACACCTTCCACCTGCTCATCTACCAAGAGCAGATCATGGCCATCGCCCGTCAGCTCGCCGGCTACACCCTGGGTGGCGCAGACCTCCTGCGCCGCGCTATGGGTAAGAAGAAGCCCGAGGTGCTGGCCGCAGAGTGGGAGAAGTTCCACGGCGGTATGAAGGAGAACGGCTACTCCGAGGAATCCATCAAGGCCCTGTGGGACGTCATGCTCCCCTTCTCGGGATACGCGTTCAACAAGTCCCACACCGCCGGCTACGGACTTGTCTCATACTGGACCGCTTACCTCAAGGCCAACTATCCCGCCGAGTACATGGCCGCGCTTCTCACCTCCGTTGGCGACGACAAGGACAAGGCCGCAATCTACCTGGCCGACGCCAGGAAGATGGGCGTCCGGGTGCTCCAGCCGGACATCAACGAGTCCGTGGCCGACTTCACCGCCATCGGCGATGACGTCCGGTTCGGGCTCCGTTCGGTCCGCAACGTCGGCGAAGGCGTCATCGAGTCCCTGGTTGCTGCCCGCAAGGCCAAGGGCAAGTACAGCTCCTTCCCCGACTTCCTCGACAAGGCCGACATCGGGGCCCTCAACAAGCGGGCCGTCGAGTCCTTGATCAAGGCCGGCGCCTTCGACTCTCTGCACCACACCCGCAAGGGACTGTCCGCCGCGCACGAAGACGCCATCGACGCGATCATTCCGGTGAAGAAGCAAGCGGCGATCGGCCAGGACGACCTGTTCGGCGACCTCGGCAGCGACGGTGACGAGCCCGCCTTCGGCCTGGACTTCCCCATTGATGAGACCGAGTGGCCGCGCAAGCAGCTCCTCGCCGCCGAACGCGAGATGCTCGGCCTATACGTGTCCGCCCACCCCCTCGACGGCACAGAGCACATCCTGTCGCGTAACCGCGACACGACGATCAGCGAGCTCCTTGCATCCGGCCGCACAGAAGGCACCGTGCAGTTGTCCGGCCTCATCACGGGCGTAGAGCGCCGGATGACCAAACAGGGCAACGCCTGGGCGATCATCAAGCTCGCTGACCGTGACGGCGAGATGGAAATCCTCTTCTTCCCCGCGGTTTACAGCCTCGTCGAGCACGCCCTGATCCCTGACTCCGTGGTCTCCGTCCAAGGGCGTCTCAACGATCGTGACGGCGTGGTCAGCATCTTCGGGCAGGAGATCCAGATCCTGGACGTCTCCTCGGCGGAGACCGGCGGCCGGCCGCCGGTCATGCTCTCCTTCCCCTACTACAAGATCAACGAGCCGACAGTCATCCGCCTCAAGAGAATCCTCTCCGCTCACAAGGGAGAGACCCCCGTCCGGATGAAGGTGCAGACCCCGACCAAGACCGTCCTCTACGAGCTGGGCTTCCTGGTGGACCCGACCTCGGTCGCGTCCGACATCAAGGGCACCTTCGGGCCCGACGCATGGGCGGGTGTGGCGTGA
- a CDS encoding class I SAM-dependent methyltransferase: MHEPLPHLPPTSGDAIGHLLTRAWNVQGSPGQVFEIIERSDGFTGVCDAAEYFTPYEQWPEREQELLALCRGRVLDVGCGAGRHLLHLQQKGHTVLGVDSSSGAVEVCEKQGIPARLGSAQALPCDDSSFDTLLALGANLGLLGGREESLATLQEWARVAAPGAQILATGRDPYASKGPIHSAYHQANRDAGRMAGQLRIRIRSGALASPYFDYLYASLAELTDLLAPSPWALGHTIEDAYGGYGVVLTLKD, encoded by the coding sequence ATGCACGAACCACTCCCTCATCTTCCGCCCACGAGCGGAGACGCCATCGGACACCTCCTGACCCGGGCGTGGAACGTCCAGGGCAGCCCAGGCCAGGTCTTCGAGATCATCGAACGCTCGGACGGCTTCACCGGCGTCTGCGACGCCGCCGAGTACTTCACCCCCTACGAACAGTGGCCCGAGCGCGAGCAGGAACTTCTCGCACTTTGCCGCGGACGTGTCCTCGACGTTGGCTGCGGAGCCGGCCGACACCTCCTGCATCTGCAGCAGAAGGGACACACCGTTCTCGGGGTCGATAGCTCGTCCGGAGCCGTCGAAGTGTGCGAGAAGCAAGGTATCCCCGCTCGCCTCGGATCCGCACAGGCACTGCCCTGCGACGACAGCAGTTTCGACACCCTCCTCGCCCTGGGCGCCAACCTCGGACTGCTCGGCGGCCGCGAAGAATCGCTGGCCACCCTCCAGGAATGGGCACGGGTCGCAGCCCCCGGCGCTCAGATCCTGGCCACCGGCCGCGACCCCTACGCCTCCAAGGGACCGATTCACAGCGCCTATCACCAGGCCAACCGCGACGCCGGCCGCATGGCGGGACAGCTCCGTATCAGGATCCGCTCCGGTGCCCTGGCCTCACCGTACTTCGACTACCTCTACGCCTCGCTGGCCGAGCTCACCGACCTGCTCGCTCCCTCGCCCTGGGCCCTGGGGCACACGATCGAGGACGCCTACGGCGGATACGGCGTCGTGCTCACCCTCAAGGACTGA
- a CDS encoding JmjC domain-containing protein — MAAKLVQTIGSNWGKHPLHAEGVVDTSALLTAEDIDHLIDSRTLRVSQLWVCNQGRNLPPSTYMSVGEQQRNRSVGSTSDVRRIMTLATEGSPDPIKVAQHVANGASLTLNQVDQYIPNLRAMCEQFEAETHIRAGVILFVTPPSAQAFSLHADPHDIIVMQTHGTKQWEIHPTVWEKKHDPDAQIRRLVMKPGDMLYVPEGTPHVVRTNEDGLSIHQTIQFNVPRYDKVASKVLLLAFEQYCQNTALSGPLPPLRGSGPEITEQLAPSFADFAEALKDLDLGTLVEQHLQSVLPRQRTLATGRITAIASADRVTADTPLRRAVPFTVTVQDDTVSTVFGRRRLSSPLRTEKYLSALAEAETFTADTVSNEMDAASRLLLCQRLVREGALTLA, encoded by the coding sequence GTGGCAGCCAAGCTCGTCCAGACGATCGGATCGAACTGGGGCAAGCATCCCCTGCACGCCGAGGGCGTCGTCGACACCTCCGCCCTGCTGACCGCGGAGGACATCGACCACCTCATCGACTCCCGTACCCTGCGCGTCTCCCAGCTCTGGGTCTGCAACCAGGGCCGCAACCTGCCCCCGTCGACCTACATGAGCGTCGGCGAGCAGCAGCGCAACCGAAGCGTCGGCAGCACCTCCGACGTCCGGCGCATCATGACCCTGGCCACCGAGGGCAGCCCCGACCCGATAAAGGTCGCCCAGCACGTCGCCAACGGCGCCTCACTGACCCTCAACCAGGTCGACCAGTACATCCCCAACCTGCGGGCCATGTGCGAGCAGTTCGAGGCGGAAACCCACATCCGTGCTGGGGTGATCCTCTTTGTGACGCCCCCCAGCGCCCAGGCCTTCTCCCTGCACGCCGACCCGCACGACATCATCGTCATGCAGACGCACGGCACCAAGCAGTGGGAGATCCACCCCACCGTCTGGGAGAAGAAGCACGACCCCGACGCCCAGATCCGCCGGCTGGTGATGAAGCCCGGCGACATGCTCTACGTGCCCGAGGGCACCCCGCACGTCGTCCGGACCAACGAAGACGGCCTGTCCATCCACCAGACCATCCAGTTCAACGTCCCCCGGTACGACAAGGTGGCCTCCAAGGTCCTGCTGCTGGCCTTCGAGCAGTACTGCCAGAACACCGCTCTCTCCGGTCCCCTTCCTCCCCTGCGCGGCAGTGGACCGGAGATCACCGAGCAGCTCGCCCCCAGCTTCGCCGACTTCGCTGAGGCACTGAAGGACCTGGACCTAGGCACGCTCGTCGAGCAGCACCTCCAATCGGTCCTCCCGCGCCAGCGCACCCTGGCCACCGGGCGCATCACCGCCATCGCATCGGCGGACAGGGTCACCGCCGACACCCCTCTACGCCGCGCGGTGCCGTTCACGGTGACCGTCCAGGACGACACTGTCAGCACCGTCTTCGGCCGCCGCCGGCTCAGCAGCCCTCTGCGCACGGAGAAGTACCTGAGCGCGCTCGCCGAGGCGGAGACCTTCACCGCCGACACCGTCAGCAACGAGATGGACGCCGCCTCGCGCCTGCTGCTGTGCCAGCGCCTGGTCCGCGAAGGCGCCCTGACCCTCGCCTGA
- a CDS encoding TfuA-like protein, with protein MRELVRVHAFIGPTLNDSAARENFPELCIHPPARHGDFISGDFSAGDIVVLIDGLYHGHPPIRHKEILDTMARGVTVIGASSMGALRAAELNEFGMAGVGRIFEGFRDGLLEADDEVAVLHTEGPDWQVLSEALVNMRYAVEEACEAAAVSPAEGERLVETARSLHYPRRSWKAVERACEGDPRLRDAARRMGAFVSGRGPALSLKYQDACEALRHAHGLLWSQDPVTNPASPQEWPAGWRTTYLRKWHLDFNGAWFDGRFVSRAAQFDYQRLFGRDQVQRWRRYVLSAMTGLAPDSPLEELEERALATAAKEHLSPDSIPADRAGHWVGEEEGQQLSPQQLLLTLLVRSSRPAVDLGDEPTAAWLLPQQEVTGGIVSASLQVNEKVVLTSFSKHIDHLKVSVLQRHLDALWNLGSQSDGRSRNAAARDRGFASASEAVEALRPFFLKDHNDRRQIGA; from the coding sequence GTGAGGGAACTTGTGAGGGTTCACGCATTCATAGGTCCGACACTGAACGACTCGGCGGCGAGGGAAAATTTCCCCGAGCTCTGCATTCATCCGCCGGCGCGGCACGGTGACTTCATAAGCGGAGATTTCTCCGCCGGAGACATCGTTGTCCTCATCGACGGCCTTTATCACGGCCATCCGCCGATTCGGCACAAAGAAATTCTGGACACCATGGCGCGCGGTGTGACTGTCATAGGCGCTTCAAGCATGGGAGCACTGCGAGCGGCGGAGCTTAACGAATTCGGAATGGCGGGCGTCGGGCGCATATTCGAGGGGTTTCGCGACGGCCTTCTGGAGGCTGACGATGAGGTCGCCGTTCTTCATACCGAAGGGCCTGATTGGCAGGTTCTCAGCGAGGCCCTCGTGAATATGCGCTACGCAGTGGAAGAGGCCTGCGAGGCTGCGGCGGTCTCCCCTGCCGAGGGGGAGCGGCTCGTGGAGACGGCCCGCTCCCTCCATTACCCACGCCGCTCCTGGAAGGCCGTGGAGCGGGCCTGCGAAGGTGATCCAAGACTGCGCGATGCGGCCCGCCGGATGGGGGCCTTCGTGAGCGGACGAGGACCTGCCCTCAGCCTCAAGTACCAGGACGCCTGCGAGGCACTGCGCCACGCACACGGCCTCCTGTGGTCTCAGGACCCTGTGACCAACCCTGCCTCGCCGCAGGAATGGCCCGCCGGCTGGCGGACCACGTATCTGCGCAAGTGGCACCTCGATTTCAACGGGGCCTGGTTCGACGGCCGCTTCGTCAGCAGGGCGGCCCAGTTCGACTACCAGCGGCTCTTCGGCCGCGACCAGGTCCAGCGCTGGCGGCGCTACGTGCTGTCCGCGATGACGGGCCTGGCCCCCGACAGCCCGCTGGAGGAGCTGGAGGAGCGGGCGCTGGCCACCGCGGCCAAGGAACACCTGAGCCCGGACTCCATCCCTGCCGACCGCGCTGGGCACTGGGTGGGAGAGGAAGAGGGCCAGCAGCTGTCACCGCAGCAGCTCCTACTGACCCTGCTCGTCCGCTCGTCGCGTCCGGCTGTCGATCTCGGCGATGAGCCGACGGCGGCGTGGCTTCTCCCTCAGCAGGAAGTCACGGGCGGAATTGTTTCGGCGAGTCTGCAGGTCAACGAAAAGGTGGTCCTTACATCTTTCAGTAAGCATATCGACCACCTGAAAGTGAGCGTCCTCCAACGTCATCTCGATGCCCTGTGGAACCTGGGAAGCCAATCCGACGGGCGCTCACGAAACGCCGCCGCACGCGACCGGGGGTTCGCCTCCGCAAGCGAAGCCGTCGAAGCACTGCGCCCGTTCTTCCTCAAGGACCACAACGACCGCCGGCAAATAGGAGCGTGA